A window of the Gemmatimonadaceae bacterium genome harbors these coding sequences:
- a CDS encoding IS630 family transposase, which yields MDLVLAPEDRRTLEQMLRQTTLSQAIAKRVRVVLALADGDSYATIGARFACTDRFIAIWKRRFVDGGVLALADAPRAGWGHGITAALEAKIVRLTLQTQPPTPLTHWSSRRLAAKLGVAHTTVTTVWKRHGLKPHRLERYKGSPDPDFETKAADIIGLYIDPPVNAVVFCVDEKTAIQALDRTDPVLPLRPGRAEAHGFEYVRHGTRSLYAALDVGTGHVQGKVAARHTSAEFVDFLETVTRSAPRGKAVHFVVDNLSAHKTQAVKDWLAAHPRVTMHYTPTYSSWLNQVESWFARIERDCIARGIFTSTTDLTRKLLRYIKLHNETCQPFVWRYRDPTRRMPATRKSTTTH from the coding sequence ATGGATCTCGTGCTCGCCCCTGAGGATCGCCGCACTCTCGAGCAGATGCTGCGGCAGACGACGCTGAGCCAAGCGATCGCCAAGCGGGTGCGCGTCGTGCTCGCGCTGGCCGATGGCGACAGCTACGCCACGATTGGCGCCCGGTTCGCGTGCACGGATCGCTTCATCGCGATCTGGAAGCGCCGCTTCGTGGACGGCGGCGTCTTGGCCCTCGCGGATGCCCCGCGAGCGGGATGGGGCCATGGCATCACGGCCGCGCTGGAGGCGAAGATCGTCCGCCTCACGCTGCAGACCCAGCCGCCCACCCCGCTGACGCACTGGTCGAGCCGGCGCTTGGCGGCGAAGCTCGGTGTGGCGCACACGACGGTCACGACCGTGTGGAAGCGGCATGGCCTGAAGCCGCATCGCCTCGAGCGGTACAAGGGCAGTCCAGATCCCGACTTCGAGACAAAGGCCGCCGACATCATCGGGCTCTACATCGACCCGCCGGTCAATGCGGTGGTGTTCTGCGTCGATGAGAAGACGGCGATTCAGGCGCTGGATCGCACCGATCCCGTGTTGCCGCTGCGGCCCGGCCGGGCTGAAGCCCACGGCTTCGAGTACGTGCGCCATGGGACGCGCTCGTTGTACGCCGCGCTCGACGTCGGCACCGGCCACGTGCAGGGCAAGGTCGCCGCGCGCCACACGAGCGCCGAGTTTGTGGACTTCCTCGAGACGGTGACCCGCTCGGCGCCCCGCGGCAAGGCGGTCCACTTCGTCGTCGATAACCTGTCGGCGCATAAGACCCAAGCGGTGAAAGACTGGCTCGCCGCGCACCCGCGCGTGACGATGCACTACACCCCGACCTATAGCAGTTGGCTCAATCAGGTGGAAAGTTGGTTCGCGCGCATCGAACGCGACTGCATCGCGCGCGGCATTTTCACCTCGACCACCGATCTGACGCGCAAGCTGCTCCGCTACATCAAGCTCCACAACGAAACGTGTCAGCCGTTTGTGTGGCGGTATCGCGACCCCACCCGTCGCATGCCCGCTACACGTAAATCAACTACGACCCACTAG
- a CDS encoding TolC family protein, whose protein sequence is MGTSVPGTRVPVSFLRSTRANAPSHAAGSLYHALVVSALFSLLSWPVGAAAAQSALRASADSVDLTLSEVQRLALQRNPSFLALRENSAIARGALQQSKLLPFNPSVQMQLNGLISGNSDEPGTITLAQELEIAGQRGQRVAAAKRGVTRVDATVLNAARLTVADASVAFLRAVSAQRRETLARDLLVLNERLGVAVRTQLREGEISELDANLAEIEVGRARARVLAARREAAVASVALATQLGLPATMTFRLIDAEAEGVSAPQLSADSLLVVAASTRADLQAQRAAVQEAAALTSLARREWIPNLQLGVFAERRLEAVTGGPAYPRFGPSLGVSLPMFNRNQGVIAQRRALETQSLRELDAMRFALRADVSAALQSYQAASAELAIYTETVLGPARRNSGLLDTAFQAGKIALPTLLLLRNQLLDAELGYWDAWLAQHAARVQLDAATGALQPRTLPASTTSDTTRTRP, encoded by the coding sequence ATGGGGACATCCGTTCCCGGCACTCGCGTGCCGGTGAGCTTCCTGCGATCCACGCGAGCAAACGCGCCCTCGCACGCCGCCGGGTCGTTGTACCACGCGCTCGTCGTCTCGGCGCTCTTCTCGCTCCTGTCGTGGCCGGTCGGCGCAGCCGCTGCGCAGTCGGCTTTGCGGGCCAGCGCCGATTCGGTCGACCTCACACTTAGCGAAGTCCAGCGTCTCGCGCTCCAACGCAATCCGAGCTTCCTCGCACTACGGGAAAACTCGGCGATCGCGCGGGGCGCACTGCAGCAGTCGAAGTTGCTCCCGTTCAATCCAAGCGTGCAGATGCAGCTCAACGGATTGATCAGCGGCAATTCTGACGAGCCTGGAACGATCACGCTCGCGCAGGAGCTCGAGATCGCTGGTCAACGTGGTCAACGTGTCGCAGCGGCCAAGCGCGGAGTCACGCGCGTGGATGCGACCGTGCTCAACGCTGCGCGATTGACCGTGGCCGATGCCAGCGTGGCGTTTCTTCGCGCCGTCTCCGCACAGCGGCGTGAGACGCTGGCGCGCGATCTGCTCGTGCTGAACGAGCGGCTTGGAGTCGCCGTGCGCACTCAGCTGCGGGAAGGCGAGATCAGTGAGCTCGACGCGAATCTCGCGGAGATTGAAGTCGGGCGCGCTCGCGCTCGCGTACTCGCGGCGCGGCGCGAAGCCGCTGTCGCAAGTGTGGCGCTCGCGACACAGCTCGGACTGCCAGCGACGATGACCTTTCGTCTGATCGACGCTGAGGCCGAAGGCGTTAGCGCGCCACAGCTCTCCGCCGACTCGTTGCTCGTCGTGGCGGCATCGACGCGCGCTGATCTCCAGGCACAACGGGCTGCGGTGCAGGAGGCCGCGGCGCTGACGTCGCTCGCGCGCCGCGAGTGGATCCCGAATCTGCAGCTTGGGGTGTTCGCCGAGCGTCGGCTAGAAGCGGTCACCGGCGGACCTGCTTATCCGCGGTTCGGTCCATCGCTAGGTGTGTCGCTCCCGATGTTCAATCGCAACCAAGGCGTGATTGCACAGCGTCGCGCGCTCGAAACGCAGTCGCTTCGCGAGCTCGACGCGATGCGATTTGCACTGCGCGCCGATGTGAGCGCCGCGCTGCAATCGTATCAGGCGGCCTCCGCCGAGCTCGCGATCTACACCGAGACCGTGCTAGGTCCGGCGCGCCGCAATAGTGGCTTGCTCGACACGGCCTTTCAAGCCGGTAAGATCGCCCTCCCGACACTGCTGCTTCTACGCAATCAGCTACTGGATGCGGAACTGGGTTACTGGGACGCGTGGTTGGCGCAACACGCCGCCCGCGTGCAGCTGGACGCCGCGACGGGCGCGCTACAACCCCGAACCCTTCCCGCATCGACCACTTCTGACACGACCAGGACTCGTCCATGA
- a CDS encoding heavy metal translocating P-type ATPase, translating into MAKSAGADVWQRYGHAVIELRKVTSEDGGGRIEERVRVVPGVTSVSVSVAAQLVRVEFDREATTREAIESALVSTPQSRSPDVSLEDPTGTSWYARNRELSWSLTAGVLLSLGWVMQARSARTAVALFAVSCLFGARDNVGHFLRDVRKGRFKFDIDLLMIVAAAGAAGLGQWLEAALLLFLFSLGHALEHYALGRARNAIKALAELAPTTATVIRGEGEDRQESVVKVEEVRRGDRVLVRPAERLSVDGTVVGGRSAVNQAPITGESVPVEKAVSDQVYAGTVNGEGALLIQVTNAVGDRTLDRVITLVAEAQTQKAPTQQFTERFERVFVPLVLLATVLVMVVPPLIGVWDWRLAIYRAMTLLVAASPCALALGTPAAILSGIAQAARNGVLIKGGAHLEALGAVDIVAFDKTGTITLGTPRATDVLPNDGITPQELLSSAAAVERQSQHPLAKAVIDSAESLDAPVLQASDVVSVTGLGIRARVGDDRVEVGRLKMFQVADGGGSTVPGQIVQDAERLESDGRTVIVVRRTSSTGKVTFLGVIGVADQPRSGVRATLEALRSVGVKQLVMLTGDNAGVGRAIAARVGIDDVRAGLLPEDKVTAIKELAAKGTVAMVGDGVNDAPALAHATVGIAMGGAGTAAALETADVALMSDDLGRLPFAIGLSRQTKRVIRQNLALSLGVIAVLIVTSITGVVGIALAVSVHEGSTLVVIANALRLLAYRGSPPARAVAGAT; encoded by the coding sequence ATCGCGAAGAGCGCTGGCGCGGACGTGTGGCAGCGCTATGGTCACGCGGTCATTGAGCTTCGGAAAGTGACAAGCGAGGATGGTGGAGGGCGGATCGAGGAACGCGTGCGCGTCGTGCCGGGTGTGACCTCCGTCTCCGTCAGTGTAGCGGCTCAACTCGTGCGAGTGGAATTCGATCGGGAGGCAACGACGCGCGAAGCCATCGAGTCCGCGTTGGTCAGCACGCCGCAATCGAGGTCTCCAGATGTCTCGCTTGAGGATCCGACCGGTACGTCGTGGTACGCGCGCAATCGTGAGCTCTCATGGAGCCTCACCGCGGGTGTGTTGCTGTCGCTCGGCTGGGTCATGCAGGCGCGCTCGGCGCGGACCGCGGTGGCGTTGTTCGCTGTGTCATGCCTCTTCGGCGCACGTGACAACGTCGGGCACTTTCTCAGGGACGTACGAAAGGGGCGCTTCAAGTTCGACATCGACCTGCTGATGATCGTCGCGGCCGCCGGCGCCGCGGGTCTCGGTCAGTGGCTCGAAGCGGCGTTGCTGCTTTTCCTCTTCAGTCTCGGCCACGCGCTCGAGCACTACGCGCTCGGGCGCGCCCGCAACGCCATCAAGGCGTTGGCCGAGCTGGCCCCGACCACTGCGACGGTGATCCGTGGTGAAGGAGAAGACCGCCAAGAATCCGTGGTGAAAGTCGAGGAGGTTCGGCGAGGGGACCGTGTGCTCGTGCGTCCGGCAGAACGCTTGTCTGTCGACGGTACAGTCGTGGGCGGTCGATCCGCGGTGAATCAAGCGCCGATCACCGGAGAGAGCGTGCCCGTCGAGAAGGCGGTGAGCGATCAAGTGTACGCCGGCACCGTCAATGGTGAGGGCGCACTCCTGATTCAGGTCACCAACGCGGTCGGCGACCGCACGCTTGACCGGGTAATCACGTTGGTCGCCGAAGCGCAGACACAAAAGGCCCCAACGCAACAGTTCACCGAACGCTTCGAGAGAGTGTTCGTTCCGCTCGTGCTTCTTGCGACGGTGTTGGTCATGGTGGTGCCGCCGCTCATCGGCGTGTGGGATTGGCGCCTCGCGATCTATCGCGCGATGACGCTGCTGGTCGCGGCATCTCCGTGCGCGCTCGCGCTTGGCACGCCGGCGGCGATTCTCTCCGGCATCGCACAAGCGGCGCGCAACGGCGTGTTGATCAAGGGCGGCGCGCACCTCGAGGCACTCGGCGCGGTTGACATAGTCGCGTTCGATAAGACGGGGACGATTACGCTGGGAACACCGCGCGCAACCGATGTGCTACCGAATGACGGAATCACGCCGCAGGAGTTGCTGTCGTCAGCGGCGGCCGTGGAGCGGCAGTCGCAACATCCACTGGCGAAGGCGGTCATCGATTCCGCTGAGTCGCTGGACGCTCCCGTGCTTCAGGCCAGCGACGTAGTGTCGGTGACAGGACTCGGCATTCGTGCGCGAGTGGGCGATGATCGCGTGGAGGTCGGGCGCCTCAAGATGTTTCAAGTTGCAGACGGCGGTGGCAGTACGGTGCCCGGACAGATCGTACAAGACGCGGAGCGGCTGGAGAGCGATGGACGCACCGTGATCGTTGTTCGGCGAACGTCGTCCACTGGTAAGGTCACGTTTCTCGGCGTGATCGGCGTCGCGGACCAACCACGTTCCGGTGTACGCGCAACACTCGAGGCGCTGCGCAGCGTTGGCGTGAAGCAGTTGGTCATGTTAACCGGCGACAATGCCGGAGTCGGCCGCGCCATTGCAGCGCGGGTCGGCATTGACGACGTGCGCGCGGGGCTACTGCCCGAGGACAAGGTCACGGCAATCAAAGAGCTGGCGGCCAAGGGCACGGTGGCGATGGTGGGAGACGGCGTGAACGACGCCCCCGCGCTTGCCCACGCGACGGTTGGCATCGCCATGGGCGGTGCCGGCACAGCCGCCGCGCTCGAAACGGCCGATGTCGCGCTCATGAGCGACGACTTGGGTCGTCTCCCCTTCGCCATTGGCTTGAGTCGCCAAACCAAGCGTGTGATCCGGCAGAATCTGGCGCTATCTCTCGGTGTGATCGCGGTGCTGATCGTCACCTCAATCACTGGAGTTGTCGGCATCGCGCTCGCCGTATCCGTGCACGAGGGAAGTACCCTCGTCGTCATCGCGAACGCACTACGATTGCTGGCCTATCGTGGGTCGCCGCCTGCGCGAGCAGTGGCTGGGGCGACATGA
- a CDS encoding CusA/CzcA family heavy metal efflux RND transporter — protein MRGLIGFVLKQRLLIMSLTALLAGAGVWSALRLPIDAVPDVTNVQVQINTNAAALSPVEVERQVTLPVELAMFGLPELEEIRSISKFGLSQVTVVFNEGTDLYFARQQVQERLLQAREQIPSAYGSPEMGPVSTGLGEVFQYAVVANIAAADSFRQDSTALRTLQDWVIAPQLRTVPGVAEVNTLGGFEKQYQVLVRPEALVQYGVTLQQVLDAVSRNNQNAGGGYLTRGAEQLIIRGVGQVQSLDQIRGVVVTSRDGTPVRVGDVADVVIGSTIRQGAVTKDGRGEVVTGIVMMRIGSNARTVVGAVKEKVAAAARTLPNGVSMTTFYDRTDLVQRTIGTVEKNLVEGSVLVIVVLFLLLGNLRAAFIVALAIPLSMLFAVSAMVKAGIAGSLMSLGAVDFGLVVDGSVVMVENSMRRLGHRNENEGFLHTVLDACAEVARPILFGVGIIIVVYLPILTLQGVEGKMFKPMALTVVFALVGSLILTFLLTPVLISFFLKGNVEEKDVWLVKRAKRVYAPALEWTISHGRPVMLASAVMVVAALGAVPFLGSEFIPRLDEGSFALQVLRLPSVSLEESTRQTSQLEKVLRDEFPDEIVDVVSKTGRAEIATDPMGVNVSDILVMLTPEDKWIKASNKADLEARMSTALAKIPGLVFSFSQPIELRVNELIAGVRSDLAIKIYGDDLATLSRLGDEVVSAVSKLPGATGFKAQQLEGLPQLQISVIPEQLARYGVNAADVMQVVEALGGSNISQVLEGQRRFALTARFPAAVRQSASSVSAILVSTPGGERVPLGQLASVQEVAGPAEISHENGSRLLIVEGNVRGRDIGSFVTDVRALFEQGRVKLPSGYRPEFGGQFENLERATRRLMLVVPVSLLLIFLLLFATFNSLRQAALVFTGIPLATVGGVVALLLRGMPFSISAGVGFIALFGVAVLNGVVMVSYINELRQSGRSLDDAVREGGMTRLRPVLMTALVASLGFIPMALSSGSGAEVQRPLATVVIGGLVTATLLTLLVLPLLYQMFERRSDLTTPSPLAS, from the coding sequence ATGCGCGGACTAATTGGCTTTGTCCTCAAACAGCGACTACTAATCATGTCGCTTACCGCGTTGTTGGCGGGCGCAGGAGTATGGTCCGCGCTTCGACTGCCGATCGACGCGGTGCCCGATGTCACAAACGTGCAGGTACAGATCAATACGAACGCCGCAGCGCTTTCGCCGGTCGAAGTCGAGCGCCAGGTCACCCTACCCGTCGAGCTGGCGATGTTCGGCTTGCCGGAGCTGGAGGAGATTCGTTCGATCTCCAAGTTCGGCCTCTCACAAGTGACGGTCGTGTTCAACGAGGGCACGGACCTCTATTTTGCGCGCCAGCAGGTTCAGGAACGACTGCTACAGGCGCGCGAGCAGATTCCGAGTGCATACGGATCACCGGAGATGGGACCGGTGTCCACTGGCCTCGGCGAAGTGTTTCAGTACGCCGTGGTGGCGAACATCGCCGCGGCCGACAGCTTTCGCCAGGACTCTACCGCGCTGCGCACGTTGCAGGACTGGGTGATCGCGCCACAGCTGCGCACGGTGCCTGGCGTGGCGGAAGTCAACACGCTCGGCGGCTTCGAGAAGCAGTATCAAGTCCTCGTGCGGCCCGAGGCGCTGGTACAATACGGCGTCACGTTGCAGCAGGTGCTCGATGCCGTCTCGCGCAACAATCAGAACGCGGGTGGCGGCTATCTCACGCGTGGCGCCGAACAGCTGATCATTCGAGGCGTCGGACAGGTGCAGAGCCTGGATCAGATCCGTGGAGTCGTCGTCACCAGTCGCGATGGCACACCGGTGCGAGTCGGTGACGTTGCCGACGTCGTGATCGGCTCGACGATTCGACAGGGCGCGGTTACGAAGGACGGTCGGGGCGAAGTCGTGACCGGCATCGTCATGATGCGTATCGGGTCGAACGCGCGAACGGTGGTCGGTGCCGTGAAGGAGAAAGTGGCGGCGGCCGCGCGCACGCTCCCAAACGGTGTGTCGATGACCACGTTCTACGATCGTACGGACCTCGTGCAACGCACGATCGGCACGGTCGAGAAGAATCTGGTCGAAGGCTCGGTGCTGGTAATCGTCGTATTGTTCCTGCTACTCGGAAACCTGCGAGCGGCGTTCATCGTGGCGCTCGCCATTCCGCTCTCGATGCTCTTCGCGGTCAGCGCGATGGTCAAAGCGGGCATCGCTGGCAGTTTGATGTCGCTTGGCGCCGTCGATTTTGGGCTCGTCGTCGATGGATCGGTCGTGATGGTTGAGAATTCCATGCGACGGCTGGGACATCGGAACGAGAACGAGGGCTTCTTGCACACGGTGCTTGACGCGTGCGCCGAAGTCGCACGTCCCATCCTATTTGGCGTCGGCATCATCATCGTCGTCTATCTGCCGATCCTGACGTTGCAGGGCGTCGAAGGCAAGATGTTCAAGCCGATGGCATTGACGGTGGTCTTCGCGCTCGTCGGATCGCTGATCCTCACGTTTCTGCTCACGCCAGTACTGATTTCCTTCTTTCTCAAGGGCAACGTTGAAGAGAAGGATGTCTGGTTGGTCAAGCGTGCGAAGCGGGTGTACGCGCCAGCACTCGAGTGGACGATCTCACACGGCCGTCCCGTGATGCTGGCGTCGGCCGTCATGGTGGTCGCCGCGCTCGGGGCGGTGCCGTTTCTCGGCTCTGAGTTCATTCCGCGACTCGACGAAGGCTCCTTCGCGCTTCAAGTGCTGCGCTTGCCGAGCGTTTCACTCGAGGAGAGTACGCGTCAGACCTCTCAACTTGAGAAAGTGTTACGCGACGAATTTCCAGACGAGATCGTCGACGTCGTCTCAAAGACAGGGCGTGCCGAGATCGCGACCGATCCGATGGGCGTGAACGTCAGTGACATCCTCGTGATGCTCACGCCCGAAGACAAGTGGATCAAAGCGTCGAACAAGGCAGATCTGGAAGCCAGGATGTCGACGGCCTTGGCGAAGATTCCAGGCCTCGTGTTCAGCTTTAGCCAACCTATCGAACTCCGCGTGAACGAGCTGATCGCTGGAGTGCGTAGCGATCTGGCGATCAAGATCTACGGGGACGATCTCGCGACGCTGAGCAGGCTCGGCGACGAAGTGGTGTCGGCGGTCAGCAAGCTTCCTGGCGCGACTGGCTTCAAGGCTCAACAGCTCGAAGGCTTGCCGCAATTGCAGATCAGCGTGATTCCTGAGCAACTGGCGCGATACGGTGTGAACGCCGCGGATGTCATGCAGGTCGTGGAGGCGCTTGGCGGCTCCAACATCTCACAAGTGCTCGAAGGGCAACGTCGCTTCGCACTCACGGCGCGATTCCCGGCTGCCGTTCGGCAGAGTGCGTCCAGTGTCAGCGCTATTCTGGTCAGCACTCCCGGCGGCGAACGGGTGCCGCTCGGCCAGCTCGCCAGCGTCCAGGAAGTTGCCGGCCCTGCTGAAATCAGCCACGAGAACGGTTCGCGCCTTCTGATTGTGGAGGGCAATGTGCGCGGTCGCGACATCGGCAGTTTTGTCACCGATGTGCGTGCGCTGTTCGAGCAGGGCAGGGTGAAACTTCCGAGCGGCTATCGCCCGGAGTTCGGCGGACAGTTTGAGAATCTCGAACGCGCCACCCGTCGACTGATGCTCGTAGTGCCGGTCTCGTTGCTGCTGATCTTCCTGCTGCTCTTCGCGACGTTCAACTCGTTGCGACAAGCGGCCCTTGTCTTCACTGGCATTCCACTGGCGACGGTGGGAGGCGTGGTCGCGCTGCTGTTGCGCGGCATGCCGTTCTCAATCTCCGCTGGTGTCGGATTTATCGCGCTCTTCGGTGTCGCCGTGCTGAACGGCGTGGTGATGGTGAGCTACATCAATGAGCTCCGTCAGTCCGGCCGGTCGCTGGACGACGCCGTTCGAGAGGGCGGGATGACACGACTTCGTCCGGTACTCATGACGGCGCTCGTTGCGTCGCTCGGATTCATCCCGATGGCGTTGTCATCCGGGTCAGGCGCAGAAGTGCAGCGGCCGCTCGCGACCGTGGTCATTGGCGGGTTGGTAACCGCCACGCTTCTCACGCTGCTCGTGCTACCGCTCCTGTATCAGATGTTCGAGCGACGCTCTGACCTGACGACACCCTCACCGCTCGCGAGCTAA
- a CDS encoding nuclear transport factor 2 family protein codes for MRISGRVLPVLLASFVLSGGSLAAQRPTADADRAVRAVITAVFSAQERGDMAALDTLYAGEALTIFEGAGVNRGWADYRDHHLGPELKEMKEFRYRPIEIDVHVDGATAWATVSYALQAKMGDRAVDNFGRGTVILERKGSGTTGRWVVRHSHTASRARRASDPPMPGA; via the coding sequence ATGCGAATTTCGGGGCGGGTGTTGCCGGTCTTGCTCGCCAGTTTCGTCTTGAGCGGTGGCTCCCTCGCCGCACAGCGCCCAACCGCCGATGCCGACCGCGCGGTCCGCGCGGTGATCACGGCCGTGTTCTCCGCGCAGGAGCGAGGCGACATGGCGGCGTTGGACACGCTGTACGCGGGTGAGGCGCTCACCATTTTCGAGGGCGCCGGCGTGAACCGCGGGTGGGCGGACTATCGGGATCATCATCTCGGACCCGAGCTCAAAGAGATGAAGGAGTTTCGGTATCGTCCCATCGAGATCGATGTGCACGTGGACGGTGCCACCGCGTGGGCCACCGTCAGCTATGCGTTGCAGGCCAAGATGGGTGATCGCGCCGTCGATAATTTCGGTCGCGGGACGGTGATCCTGGAGCGCAAGGGGAGCGGGACAACGGGCCGATGGGTCGTCCGCCACTCGCACACCGCGTCCCGTGCTCGTCGCGCGTCGGATCCGCCAATGCCCGGTGCGTAG
- a CDS encoding efflux RND transporter periplasmic adaptor subunit, giving the protein MQLDSAAAAIAGIRVENADSTLTNGLPLTGAITYDQNRVTHIGARTLGRVIALPVDLGARVSRGQVLAELESPEVGQIRADEKQATALLRIARENYDREQRLATQGISSRKELLDAEAEVRRNEAALRSAEDRLAVLGAGHGTGGHFDVVAPFGGVVVARRASLGQTTTPNDSLFTIADLSRVWIELDVFERDLSRVRAGQRATVTVGSYPNRVFNGRVIYLADIVDPQRRTARARIELPNDDRALKPGMFASGTLQVGGNGTALAVVPQSAIQKLKEGTAVFIPGAKAGEFRAVRVEVGDTIDGGRVVILKGLAPGARVVTTGAFALRSELVKDEIGEEG; this is encoded by the coding sequence GTGCAACTCGATTCGGCAGCGGCCGCCATCGCGGGTATCCGTGTCGAAAATGCGGATAGCACGCTTACCAATGGATTGCCGCTAACCGGCGCGATCACGTACGACCAGAATCGCGTAACCCATATCGGTGCCCGTACACTGGGTCGCGTGATTGCGTTGCCGGTAGACCTCGGTGCGCGGGTCAGTCGAGGCCAAGTACTCGCGGAGCTGGAGAGTCCAGAGGTCGGCCAGATTCGAGCCGATGAGAAGCAGGCTACCGCGCTTCTTCGCATTGCGCGCGAGAACTACGACCGCGAGCAGCGACTCGCCACGCAGGGCATTTCGAGCCGAAAGGAGTTGCTTGACGCGGAGGCCGAAGTCCGGCGCAACGAAGCGGCGCTCCGCAGTGCGGAAGATCGGCTGGCAGTCCTCGGCGCTGGACACGGTACCGGCGGCCACTTCGACGTCGTCGCGCCGTTCGGTGGCGTCGTCGTAGCGCGCCGTGCGAGCCTGGGCCAGACCACGACGCCAAACGATTCGCTCTTCACCATTGCTGACTTGAGCCGCGTGTGGATCGAGCTCGACGTGTTCGAACGCGATCTCTCGCGAGTGCGCGCCGGACAGCGCGCGACCGTGACCGTGGGCTCGTATCCGAATCGTGTCTTCAACGGTCGCGTCATCTACCTCGCTGATATCGTCGATCCGCAGCGCCGCACTGCACGCGCGCGTATCGAACTGCCGAACGACGATCGGGCGCTCAAGCCGGGAATGTTCGCGAGCGGAACGCTGCAAGTGGGTGGCAACGGAACGGCGCTCGCCGTGGTGCCGCAGTCAGCGATTCAGAAGCTGAAGGAAGGCACCGCGGTGTTCATACCCGGAGCCAAGGCTGGCGAGTTTCGCGCCGTTCGCGTGGAGGTCGGTGACACCATCGACGGCGGACGCGTAGTCATCCTCAAAGGGCTCGCACCTGGCGCACGTGTGGTGACAACTGGAGCCTTCGCGCTTCGCTCAGAGCTCGTGAAAGACGAAATCGGCGAGGAGGGCTGA
- a CDS encoding flagellar hook-basal body complex protein: MLERRQAVLANNLANISTRGFKAETPFARMLDGALSAADASLDPSQGPLSPTRNPLDLAVRGDGFFVVQTPSGERMVRDGTFALDANRRLVDLQGNPVLAEGGALTLPVGRIDVDVTGLVSVDGIALKRLRLERVAQVGALQHEGGTRFVPDATRASVPIEQRDIRQGFVEESNVNAMTAMTEMLDVLQRYRSAQTAMATLESVDDIANALAKPV; this comes from the coding sequence ATGCTGGAGCGCCGCCAGGCGGTGTTAGCCAACAACCTCGCCAACATCTCGACGCGAGGGTTCAAGGCCGAAACTCCGTTTGCGCGAATGTTGGATGGTGCACTGTCCGCCGCTGATGCGTCGCTCGATCCGTCACAAGGACCACTGTCGCCGACGCGAAATCCGCTTGACCTCGCCGTCCGCGGCGATGGATTCTTTGTGGTGCAAACGCCTTCTGGCGAGCGCATGGTCCGCGACGGCACGTTCGCGCTGGATGCGAATCGACGCCTGGTTGACTTGCAGGGCAATCCTGTGCTAGCCGAGGGCGGCGCGCTGACGCTGCCCGTTGGCCGCATCGACGTCGATGTCACTGGTCTCGTGTCTGTCGACGGTATCGCACTGAAGCGATTACGTCTCGAACGAGTCGCACAGGTAGGCGCACTGCAGCATGAGGGCGGCACGCGATTCGTGCCGGACGCGACCCGAGCGAGCGTCCCGATCGAACAGCGCGACATTCGACAAGGCTTCGTCGAGGAATCAAATGTGAACGCAATGACTGCCATGACTGAGATGCTTGACGTGCTACAACGCTATCGCTCCGCGCAGACCGCGATGGCGACGCTCGAGTCGGTGGACGACATCGCGAATGCGCTGGCGAAGCCCGTCTGA
- a CDS encoding nuclear transport factor 2 family protein translates to MTRLVRLATLTAALTLCGVAAPLSAQSNRSDSTAAVAAVEQFHAALAAGDSVRATALLATDVMVLESGAIQTRAEYLGHHLGADMAASKDSKAVRSLVQVRLIGGTAYVVSKSVTPPSGAEGSNGSEMAELMVLSKDASGWSIRAVHWSSRRRRA, encoded by the coding sequence ATGACCCGACTCGTTCGCCTCGCCACCCTCACTGCCGCGCTGACGTTGTGCGGTGTTGCCGCTCCGCTCTCGGCGCAATCCAACCGCAGTGATTCCACCGCGGCCGTCGCCGCCGTTGAGCAGTTTCACGCCGCCTTGGCCGCCGGCGACTCAGTTCGCGCAACCGCCCTGCTCGCCACTGATGTCATGGTGCTCGAGAGCGGCGCCATTCAGACTCGCGCCGAGTATCTCGGACATCACCTCGGTGCCGACATGGCGGCCAGCAAGGATTCCAAGGCCGTGCGCAGCCTGGTGCAGGTTCGCCTCATTGGCGGCACCGCCTACGTGGTATCCAAGTCGGTCACGCCGCCAAGTGGCGCCGAAGGATCGAATGGCTCGGAGATGGCCGAGTTGATGGTGCTCTCCAAGGACGCCTCGGGGTGGAGCATCCGCGCGGTGCACTGGTCGTCGCGCCGTCGGCGGGCGTAG
- a CDS encoding copper resistance protein CopC — protein MPLPTVPYTPMSVTLRILPHAKLKSSLPAAGASVAAPKELRLTFSEAIELKMSRVSLWQGTTDTHALGELTADGGETLVARVVKPLAKGAYTVKFTVAGEDGHPMSGSFTFMIQ, from the coding sequence GTGCCACTGCCGACGGTCCCGTATACGCCGATGTCGGTGACGCTGCGTATCCTGCCGCACGCGAAGCTCAAGAGTTCGTTGCCCGCAGCGGGGGCGAGTGTCGCGGCCCCCAAAGAGCTGCGCCTGACGTTCAGTGAAGCGATCGAGCTCAAGATGTCGCGCGTGTCGTTGTGGCAGGGCACTACCGACACCCATGCCCTCGGCGAGCTGACCGCGGACGGCGGTGAGACACTCGTGGCGCGCGTCGTCAAGCCGTTGGCCAAGGGGGCGTATACGGTCAAGTTCACAGTGGCCGGCGAGGACGGCCACCCGATGAGCGGGTCGTTCACCTTCATGATCCAGTGA